TTTGGCGGTTTCTCtacccgccgccgcccctcctcccactttCTGCGCAGATCCTCTTCGATCCCTGTGCTCTTGTGCATACAtatccatcctcttccttttttcctTCCCACGCACCTACTCAGTTTTAACCTCCTGCATCATCGTCGCATGAACTCGTTTTTCGATAACTCCGCCGTTTGTTAATATATGCAGCTTGCCTCTGACCTTTTCAGTTTTCTTTGTTCCGCCCCCCCCCTCACAGCGGCTCAACTCCCTAGCTCGCACCCCGCGCTTCACTGAAACCGAAAGATTTCAGCCGACAACATGTCGAATAGCTCGTTCCCGGGTACCAACCCTTTTCTAAAAGTGGCCACCAAAGATGAGAACAAGCCCTCGGCGTTCAACAAAATcgcagaagacgaagagtATGAGGTGACGTCACCAACCGACTCAACGTTCAAAACCAGCAAGATCGCTGCCAGCAACTCGTCCGGCGGAAATAATCCTCTCGAGACTGGTCGGGCTGGTGAATCGGGCGAGGGAATACGTTTTGGAAGGGATCCGTTTGGTGGTGGCCTCGGTGGCCAGGAAGGCCAGGATGAATCTGGACTACCAGAGGACTTCCGCCCAACCGGTGGGCCCAGCCATGGCTTTCCCAACAATTACGCCCTAGGTCGCCGAACATCTGTATCTGCTGAATCTCTGAACCCTACATCCGCTGGCTCAGATAGCTGGACCCCGCCGCACCATCCAAAGTCGGAGGAACAGGTCGGCCGCCTGAAGACAGCCGTCAGCAACAACTTCCTCTTTTCCCATTTGGACGACGACCAGTCTCGGACTGTGCTAGATGCCCTAGTTGAGAAGCCCATCCCAGCAAAGGATATCAAGGTCATCTCCCAGGGCGATGCTGGTGACTTTTTCTACATCGTTGAAGATGGCCATTTTGATGTTTACATCAACCCCTCTGGCTCTGTGCAATCGGGCCCAGATGGAATGGGTAACAAAGTCGGCACAATTGGACCTGGTGGCTCATTTGGAGAACTGGCTCTCATGTACAACGCACCTCGAGCAGCAACAATTGTATCGGCCGACTCAAAAAGCACTCTCTGGGCTCTAGATCGCATTACCTTCCGGCGCATCCTCATGGACTCGGCATTCCAGCGACGACGCATGTACGAGGCTTTCTTGGAAGAAGTTCCGCTCCTCTCGTCGCTCAAGCACTATGAGCGTGCGAAGATCGCTGACGCGCTCGACACACTCAAATATCCAGCAGGTTCACGTATTATTAATGAGGGTGACCCAGGCGATGCCTTTTTCCTCCTTGAGTctggcgaggctgatgcTTTCATGGAAGGCGTGGAAGAACCGGCCAAGTCATACAAAAGGGGAGATTACTTTGGTGAACTCGCCCTATTGGACGACAAGCCTCGAGCAGCCAGTGTTGTCGCCCGAACTGAGGTCAAAGTTGCCAGACTCGGCCGGGATGGGTTCAAGCGGCTGTTGGGCCCAGTGGAGAATATCATGAGAAGGACGGAGTACACATCGAGACCCTCTACAGCACAATAAGAGCGGCTGAACAACCGCTAATTAAatgtttgcttttttttttacaaCGAAATATCATCATTGGGTTCAATATGTTATTCTTGCTCGTTTTTGTTCTATATCAAAGGGTTCCATATGTAAAGGAGTGTGTTTTCGATTGCGAAAGAGGTTAGAAAACTCCCGATTTCTCCGGCGAATGATTGGTCTTGCTATGCACGGATATCTCATCTCTGTCCTTTGTTGTCCTATCTTGCTGATTCCAAACCACCCCTTTCCCAAGCGTTCCTTCTCTCCATAGAGATACTCCTGCATCCTGCTCTTCAGTAACGGGGCTCCGCTCCGTGTCCCTAGCTAGGATCGCCACGCTTTTGGAAACCAACCACACCGCTGCGTTGATTATAGCGCAGACACTAGGTTGGGTTGGGTGGTCGTTGGGACGCTTCACTTCCTACCTGCTTTTTTGTCTGTCCAATAGGCCTTGCTTGGTGTTAATATGTAACATGAGAATAGTTCCTCCTTTTGATATAGTTACCACCCGAGTCCTCAGTCGCCGCTAATGTATCACGCGGCAAGTAGAAGTCATCTCGCAACTACCAAATCActcctcaacacccactTCTCTCCACCCGtaacctccttcccctcatgCAGCATACACCGGTCCCCATGCCGATGCAACAGTGCCATTCCCATCTCGGGCGCGACTGAGATCGGCTCTGGGTTACGATTGGCGCGCGTTGGTTCTGGGTAGAAGACTGTTTCGCCGCCTGTGCAGGAGGATAGGTAGATTAGGAGCGTCCATGTGGTGCGCGCGGGCTTGGGCGGTGTTGAGGgcgagaggaaggagagTGTGTTGGAGTCGTCGTCTACGTACAGATCCAGGTTAGATCATGGTGCCATTTCGATTAATGACTACGGGCTCTTTTACTTGTATTGCGAATTGGATTGAAATGGATGTGGGTGGTAGCTCCGGGAATGAGAACGGGAAAGTGAAAGTAAACAACTTACAATGCTGCGCAAAGAACTGGCCGGGGGAATATCGATAGATACGAATATTCGCATTCAAGCCGAGCGGTTCGCCGCCCCAGACTTCCTTCATTGTCCTCTCTCCTGCGCCGGGACTCCcaccttccccttctccctcttcggtGAGATTAGTGGGGTCGGTTACAAGCTCCTGCAGTGCCGTCCCGCGCCAGAGATTCTCAGCGAACGCCCCATCCTGGATCTGGAACCGGTCGTTGACGCGGACGGCGTCGCCCTTTTTCGGCTTACCGGGAGTTGTTATTAGGgggagcgaggagaggaATGAGACGTATGTCTTGCATAGCGAGGCAGGAAGGAAGTTGCGGATTAGGTAGATCTGGTCCGGGAGGAGCGGGTCGAGGTACAGGTCCGATGAGGGGATCAGTGGGCGGAGAGGAGGCCAGTTCGggggttgctgttgtggttgGGAGGGTTGGCGGGCGGGTTCCTTTTTGGATGGCTTTGGTTTTGGCATACTGCTATTGTATTATTTTCGGAGTAGCAGTGGAAGTGTTTAGGGAAGTGTTTAGGAAAGTGTTACTGAAGTGTTATTGAAGTGTTATATGCTGTAACTACAGTTCTCTCGAGCCCGAGGAGTGGGATTACGTAAATACGGCAGAAAATCCCAGCACGGAACTTCATTTGTCCGGCAGACCGTCTGGCCGATCCAATTTGCATTTTCCCCTTCACCGcccttctccctcccagTCCCGACTCTGGAAACCGTCGACAGTCCGCTCGAGAACTTCTTTCAGGCCAACCAGCAATCCCAGCCGCCCTCCCCCGGTCATGTCGTCGTCGCAGACCATGACAGCGCCAGCGGTGGGCCATCATCCTTCAGAGGCTGGTCCGGGCATGTCGTCTTTGTACGACTATACCCGTTCTCAGCACTCGCCAGAGAACGACCAACTTTCGTCCCCGCCCACGGGTACCAGCGACTCCGCAATCCGCAATCTGCACGATTCTGCCCCCGACCACTCCCCGTCCTCCCCCAATGGCCTACATTCCCTGTCCGGCATGGTCACAGTCAAGTCCGAGTCTGAAGACCAGGCTTCCCATGCCTTTTCTAATGGTCAGGACTCGCAGTCGGATTTCCGCCGTCAATCCGCCGCCAGCGCCCTATTAGCGCAGCTCCTTGGCGGCCAGCAAACGCAAATGGAGGACTCGAATCAGACGTTAGAGGGTCCCGGATTAATAGGCGGGCAAGATAATGAACAGAAACATGTATTTGGAGATGCGTCGCATGAAGATTGGGCAACACATCAAATGGACGACGTTCCGCCCTCGGGGGCGGAACCGACCAACGGAGATCAAAGTCAACACTCAGAGGCCCAACATCACGAAGACATGTCATTTCAACATTCTGAACTGCCCTTTTCAACGACTGACCAAAATGCGAACATTATGGCCAAGTCCGGCGACTCTATCGAAGGCCTGACCGACCccttgctgttctcgaaAACGAGCCTCGACCATCCCGTACTTTTTCCTCCGATAGATTTTGGACCAGCTCCGGAAACGCCAATGGAGGGTTTGCAGCAGAACGATATGCTAAATTCACCCTATTTTCCCCAGAGTGCGGACTTATCAGCTTTGGGATACACCGAGGGAGCTTTGCATGATGGGAACGGCTCGGTAGCAGGATCTGAGCCAAGGATCCAAGCTTTTGCCAAACTCGAATTCGATGACGGGCATTTCTACTGCAACACATATTCTTTTATTCTAGGGCGAGATGTACGAGCTGCACGAGCGGCGCATCAACGCGAATTTCAGGCCCGGCAAGTGACGAGGCATTCGCGGCCGAAAAGTTCGAGTGGCGGAAACGCATCACATACGCCCGTACGAGCAAAGCCTGAAGGGAGTGGGGTTCTTGGAAGTGTTGTCAGTGACCGCGGTGGAATCATGGGCGTTGATCCTGATCTTCCTGGACATATGCAATCACATATCAGTCGACGCTCATCGGCTTCTTCACATGGCGAGGCCGGCGGTCTTTTACATGCGACCCCCGCTCAGCTTCAAACCACTACTGACTACAATGCCCTTGCTATGGAATCATTACAAGAAGGCGGTGGAGATGCCAAACCTGTTGACGCTCTTGCCCTCCTTCCTTCGCCAGACTCGTGCCCAACCATCCCGATACATCCTCCCGCCACAACCGATGGTAGCGTTGCTGGTCATCGCGGTATTTCGCGAAAACATGTCAAAATTTCATATAACTTTGACAAGAACCTGTTTGAAATGGAGGTATTAGGAAGAAACGGTGCTTTTATCGGTGCTGATTGGCTCTCCCCGAGCCAGATCAGACCGCTTCATAGCGGCGATTATATTCAAATCGGAGGGGTCCGCATCCGATTCTTGCTTCCAGATGTGCCGATTGGAGAGACAGGTGCCGATATAGAGGAAGAACAGTTTGCTCCAGAGTCTCAAGAAAACGCCGAGGCTTCTGGTATGGCTGATAATGAAGACGACCTTGAAAAGGACGGCTCAAAGTCAACGAAGATTGTTTTGAAGACCAAGGAAACAGAAGCAGCGCAATCTATCGAAGGCGATGGTCAGCAGCCAGCCCGGCGTCGCGGTCCTGGACGACCCCCCAAAGATGGGATCATGTCAAAACGGGAACGAGCCGAGTTGGCGCGGGAACAGAAATTGGCTGCCAGGCGCGAGGCAAACGGAGGCGTTACACCCCCACCACAAAGCAAACCGAAGGCAGGAAAGACAATGACCACACCTGGAGGTCCAGTGCCCAAGGAATCTGTGGAGGGCGAATCGCCCAGTTCAAAGCCAGAGAAACGGAAGTATacgaaaaggaagaaggacGGGACTACGATGGACATCCCTCTGCCTTCAACAGAGGGTGGGCAGTTTCCCCAGGAACAACAGCCCCAAGAATACGTCAAGCCTCCGCCTgtcaagaagcgcaagcctTCTCGCTCACCTTCCCCCAATTATCCACCAGAGTCTGCGTATACGCCTGAAGACCTGGCTAAACCGCCGTATAACTATGCGGTTCTCATCTTTGATGCTCTCACCGAAGCCACCACGCCAATGACGCTGAAGCAGATCTACCGGGCGTTGAAGCTTAAATACCCTTACTTCCGCTTCAAATGTGAGACCGAGGGCTGGACATCTAGTGTGCGGCATAATCTCAACGGCAACAGTCACCTCTTCATGCATGCAGAGCGAGATGGCAAAGGATGGTCATGGCAACTACGGCCAGGTGCTTCCGtcgaaaaggagaagaaaagacgTCCgtcacctcctcctcccccacccGCccaacctcaccctcctccgTCTGTGACTCCTCAATACATGCCACCCATGCCAAACTCATACCAAAACCAACCGAATGGTCAAAATGGTATGGCCAATCCGCACTTCCAATTCTCATCGATGCCAGCAAACCCATACCCTCCGCCGGCAGCAGCGCCCGCGCCCGCGCCCGCTCCAGCTCCTACTCCCGCCCCTCCGCCTGCTTCTGCTCCTAcccctgctcctcctcaacacGCAACTCCGTATCCGCCTCCTGCACAGCCTGCggcctcctctcccttcccAATACCCAGTCCAATCAAAAACAACCTCCCAGCTGCGTTTGCacaaacaacaccaactACATATACCTCACCTTACGCCTCCGATCCTCCAccgcagcttctccagtACCAACAATCCCAGCAGGCTCAACCACAGCCGcaaccacaacagcaacagcaacacatgcagccgccgcctccaccacaGCATCAATCACCATATCCACCCCCGAGCACCCAGTCACATCCACCAAACAACAGCCAACCCCAGAATTACCCTTCAAATTCGGGTCCTCCACCacaacatcatcaacctcaacaccaaccgCAGCATCAACCGCAgcatcagcct
The nucleotide sequence above comes from Aspergillus puulaauensis MK2 DNA, chromosome 3, nearly complete sequence. Encoded proteins:
- a CDS encoding cyclic nucleotide-binding domain-containing protein (COG:T;~EggNog:ENOG410PGW3;~InterPro:IPR018488,IPR012198,IPR000595,IPR018490, IPR014710;~PFAM:PF00027;~go_component: GO:0005952 - cAMP-dependent protein kinase complex [Evidence IEA];~go_function: GO:0008603 - cAMP-dependent protein kinase regulator activity [Evidence IEA];~go_process: GO:0001932 - regulation of protein phosphorylation [Evidence IEA]), giving the protein MSNSSFPGTNPFLKVATKDENKPSAFNKIAEDEEYEVTSPTDSTFKTSKIAASNSSGGNNPLETGRAGESGEGIRFGRDPFGGGLGGQEGQDESGLPEDFRPTGGPSHGFPNNYALGRRTSVSAESLNPTSAGSDSWTPPHHPKSEEQVGRLKTAVSNNFLFSHLDDDQSRTVLDALVEKPIPAKDIKVISQGDAGDFFYIVEDGHFDVYINPSGSVQSGPDGMGNKVGTIGPGGSFGELALMYNAPRAATIVSADSKSTLWALDRITFRRILMDSAFQRRRMYEAFLEEVPLLSSLKHYERAKIADALDTLKYPAGSRIINEGDPGDAFFLLESGEADAFMEGVEEPAKSYKRGDYFGELALLDDKPRAASVVARTEVKVARLGRDGFKRLLGPVENIMRRTEYTSRPSTAQ
- a CDS encoding uncharacterized protein (COG:S;~EggNog:ENOG410PNNI;~InterPro:IPR006620,IPR005123;~PFAM:PF13640;~go_function: GO:0005506 - iron ion binding [Evidence IEA];~go_function: GO:0016491 - oxidoreductase activity [Evidence IEA];~go_function: GO:0016705 - oxidoreductase activity, acting on paired donors, with incorporation or reduction of molecular oxygen [Evidence IEA];~go_function: GO:0031418 - L-ascorbic acid binding [Evidence IEA];~go_process: GO:0055114 - oxidation-reduction process [Evidence IEA]) — translated: MPKPKPSKKEPARQPSQPQQQPPNWPPLRPLIPSSDLYLDPLLPDQIYLIRNFLPASLCKTYVSFLSSLPLITTPGKPKKGDAVRVNDRFQIQDGAFAENLWRGTALQELVTDPTNLTEEGEGEGGSPGAGERTMKEVWGGEPLGLNANIRIYRYSPGQFFAQHYDDSNTLSFLSPSTPPKPARTTWTLLIYLSSCTGGETVFYPEPTRANRNPEPISVAPEMGMALLHRHGDRCMLHEGKEVTGGEKWVLRSDLVVAR
- a CDS encoding forkhead domain protein (COG:K;~EggNog:ENOG410PQXQ;~InterPro:IPR036388,IPR001766,IPR036390,IPR008984, IPR000253;~PFAM:PF00250,PF00498;~go_function: GO:0003700 - DNA-binding transcription factor activity [Evidence IEA];~go_function: GO:0005515 - protein binding [Evidence IEA];~go_function: GO:0043565 - sequence-specific DNA binding [Evidence IEA];~go_process: GO:0006355 - regulation of transcription, DNA-templated [Evidence IEA]) is translated as MSSSQTMTAPAVGHHPSEAGPGMSSLYDYTRSQHSPENDQLSSPPTGTSDSAIRNLHDSAPDHSPSSPNGLHSLSGMVTVKSESEDQASHAFSNGQDSQSDFRRQSAASALLAQLLGGQQTQMEDSNQTLEGPGLIGGQDNEQKHVFGDASHEDWATHQMDDVPPSGAEPTNGDQSQHSEAQHHEDMSFQHSELPFSTTDQNANIMAKSGDSIEGLTDPLLFSKTSLDHPVLFPPIDFGPAPETPMEGLQQNDMLNSPYFPQSADLSALGYTEGALHDGNGSVAGSEPRIQAFAKLEFDDGHFYCNTYSFILGRDVRAARAAHQREFQARQVTRHSRPKSSSGGNASHTPVRAKPEGSGVLGSVVSDRGGIMGVDPDLPGHMQSHISRRSSASSHGEAGGLLHATPAQLQTTTDYNALAMESLQEGGGDAKPVDALALLPSPDSCPTIPIHPPATTDGSVAGHRGISRKHVKISYNFDKNLFEMEVLGRNGAFIGADWLSPSQIRPLHSGDYIQIGGVRIRFLLPDVPIGETGADIEEEQFAPESQENAEASGMADNEDDLEKDGSKSTKIVLKTKETEAAQSIEGDGQQPARRRGPGRPPKDGIMSKRERAELAREQKLAARREANGGVTPPPQSKPKAGKTMTTPGGPVPKESVEGESPSSKPEKRKYTKRKKDGTTMDIPLPSTEGGQFPQEQQPQEYVKPPPVKKRKPSRSPSPNYPPESAYTPEDLAKPPYNYAVLIFDALTEATTPMTLKQIYRALKLKYPYFRFKCETEGWTSSVRHNLNGNSHLFMHAERDGKGWSWQLRPGASVEKEKKRRPSPPPPPPAQPHPPPSVTPQYMPPMPNSYQNQPNGQNGMANPHFQFSSMPANPYPPPAAAPAPAPAPAPTPAPPPASAPTPAPPQHATPYPPPAQPAASSPFPIPSPIKNNLPAAFAQTTPTTYTSPYASDPPPQLLQYQQSQQAQPQPQPQQQQQHMQPPPPPQHQSPYPPPSTQSHPPNNSQPQNYPSNSGPPPQHHQPQHQPQHQPQHQPQPHHQPNQQQPQQAYNMGGQNSGPVPMDTSSDEAFFNERANKAIDDFEAVLLEDYEDKDYIKGVLKSARARALGSATESSFPGGEPPDEAVLLDALRSMIQGLRGE